One region of Duncaniella freteri genomic DNA includes:
- a CDS encoding TonB-dependent receptor domain-containing protein — MLQTTNNKGEFWTARGQVNYSRSFFDRHEVSAIAGLEFRETTTNGTQSVILGYDENLQTGVSQTVDFGIMSTLANSPYFICTTRGRNEATYPANSYGYSYYFSDYMGLVLEQHHRYASGYANITYTYDSRYNIFGSFRKDYADVYGLNSRFRGKPLWSAGAGWNVHNENFAHDLTWMNFLKLRISYGVTGNIYQGATSYLTAKTDGVNIHTKLPYATISNPANPNLKWEQNRTTNIGMDFSLLNYRLRGSFDYYNKVGKDIFSRKTLDATAGFPSMNANVASIRNRGIELAVSYDWVAPHGRNCFGWTTSMTLAHNRNIVTDVETPATKAWEQISTPFKTGYPVSAIWSYKFAGISEAAGQEGQTLWEIENGGTAHNASTHSVEILEYSGQRDPKINVGMENSFRWKGMTLSVLMAYYGGHKMRALAEYDVYGIPDSSIASYFLNAWTPENRTDTPGIGRYGCQSSSSVGSEAASSNKAVHDADFIKIRNIVLGYNLPEAWLRKYGINNCQLQFQINDPKAIWVKNNIGIDPETLGHRGRSSYVFGLNINL; from the coding sequence ACAGCACGCGGTCAGGTCAATTATTCACGCTCATTCTTTGACAGACATGAGGTATCAGCCATAGCTGGTCTCGAATTCAGAGAGACCACAACCAACGGCACCCAGTCAGTGATCCTCGGTTATGACGAGAATCTACAGACTGGCGTATCCCAGACAGTGGATTTCGGCATAATGAGCACCCTGGCTAATTCACCGTACTTCATATGTACGACACGAGGCAGAAACGAAGCGACTTACCCTGCAAATAGTTATGGCTATTCATACTATTTCAGCGATTATATGGGTCTTGTACTTGAACAGCACCACCGTTATGCTTCGGGATATGCCAATATCACCTATACTTACGACTCACGTTACAACATATTCGGTTCGTTCCGCAAGGACTATGCTGATGTCTATGGGCTGAACTCACGGTTCCGAGGCAAACCTCTATGGTCGGCAGGAGCCGGGTGGAATGTGCACAATGAAAATTTTGCACATGATCTTACATGGATGAATTTCCTTAAACTCAGGATTTCCTATGGTGTCACAGGTAATATCTATCAGGGAGCCACAAGCTATCTGACAGCAAAAACCGACGGTGTGAATATCCACACGAAACTGCCATATGCAACAATCAGCAATCCGGCAAACCCCAATCTCAAATGGGAACAGAACCGAACCACTAACATAGGCATGGATTTCAGTCTGCTAAATTACCGTTTGCGCGGATCATTCGACTATTATAATAAAGTTGGAAAAGACATCTTCTCACGCAAGACTCTTGACGCCACTGCCGGATTCCCATCCATGAACGCAAATGTAGCCTCAATACGCAACCGTGGAATAGAACTTGCCGTATCCTACGACTGGGTCGCACCACATGGACGTAACTGTTTCGGATGGACAACAAGCATGACTCTTGCCCATAACAGGAATATAGTGACCGATGTAGAGACTCCTGCCACCAAAGCTTGGGAACAGATCTCGACTCCGTTTAAAACAGGCTATCCTGTATCAGCAATATGGAGCTACAAGTTCGCCGGGATAAGTGAAGCTGCCGGACAAGAAGGACAGACACTATGGGAAATTGAGAATGGTGGTACCGCACACAATGCGAGCACCCATAGCGTTGAAATTCTCGAATATTCAGGTCAACGTGACCCTAAGATCAATGTCGGCATGGAGAATTCTTTCCGATGGAAAGGCATGACACTCAGTGTACTGATGGCATATTACGGCGGACACAAGATGCGTGCGCTCGCTGAATATGATGTATATGGTATCCCCGACAGCTCCATAGCCTCCTATTTCCTAAATGCCTGGACACCTGAAAATAGGACTGACACTCCAGGCATAGGCCGTTACGGATGCCAGTCATCATCATCGGTAGGGAGCGAGGCGGCCAGCTCCAATAAAGCAGTGCATGATGCCGACTTCATCAAGATACGCAACATCGTGCTCGGTTATAATCTGCCTGAGGCATGGCTCAGAAAATATGGCATCAACAACTGTCAGCTGCAATTCCAGATCAATGATCCGAAAGCAATATGGGTGAAGAATAATATCGGCATTGATCCGGAGACTCTTGGTCACAGAGGAAGAAGCTCATATGTTTTTGGACTCAACATCAATCTCTAA